In Synchiropus splendidus isolate RoL2022-P1 chromosome 15, RoL_Sspl_1.0, whole genome shotgun sequence, the genomic stretch GAGTCATGTCAGTGCTGGAGACTGTCTCTCTCTGAATGACGCAGGAGGGGCTACATTCAATGTCTGTCTGGTGCAGGTGGCGTCTCATTTGTAACTTTGTTTTCTAGGTTGGAGAAAAAGTCACCAACAAGACTTTCGTCTGCCTGCCAACCTTCACTCCAGCGCTCACCTGTGGGTCTTCAGATGGTACTTGAGGTGCGCCGGCCAGGTGAAGGTCCGGCAGCAGCCCTCGAAGGAGCAGCGGAGGATCTGCTTGGACAGCGGGTGGTTCGTCCTGGATGGCGGCTCGCGCTTGTCCTCCTCGGATGGCAAAGCGTGGTCGCCTAGGCAACGGGGAGAGGCAAGTGAGAACAGTGGAGGAGTGCCACGTGGTCGGAGTCTGGAGTCCCACTGCATAAAAGCTTATCACTGAGCGGACGCGCCGCGGCCAGAGGAAAACAACCTGCTGCTGCCTGCAATCACTTCCTTTtaaccagctgcagcagcgggCCGCATGAAAGTCACTCCCCGCTGCTGCTGGAACACAGAATCATCTCGTCTGAGTCGGCAGGAGGTCGGCCGCCGCGCTGCTGATCACTTCCTCTGAACACTGGGCGCCAGCTTGGAGCCTGTGTGCGACACACCTCCAAGCTCGCTCGTGCACTTTCCCCATGAATAAACCTTTCATCTGTGAAACGGTTTGGTTctccaactcacacacacacactttgtgcTTCCAGGAAAAATAATTTTCCTGTGGACAGTCATGAATGTCACCGATGGTACGAGCAGATCCAGACTGGGAGAGGAAACATCTCCTTCCCAGCAGAACCTCTGGGGAGGAGGCCTGGAGTGACTGGAAGACAGTGGCCTGCTCTTGCCTGCTGCGGCAAATGTGCAGCGATTTGCTCCACAGATGCTCCAGACCTGAGGTTCAGAAGCAACATGAGGAAACACCTCACACAGAGACGAGAGGAACAGGCTGAAACGGCTCACCTGCCACTGGCTTTGCTTGCCAGTTTGCTGGCTCGGGTCAGGCAGGTGTCTCCTTAGGAACCACAAAATAGGTTTTGATAGAGCCATGAATGCTGGACCTCCACTCCGCAGCACAAAGCCCTCACCTACATCACCTCTCAAACACCTTCTCACTAACAGTCGAGAGCTGCGGGGCCATAACAGAAAACAGGCAGAGGCTCCAGGTGAGCCAAAATGCCTGTAAATGGCTGCATAAAGGTGCCAAAACCATCGTTTCTCATCTGTGCTGACACAGAAAAGCGCTCTCGAAAACCAACCAGGGGAtgcaagagagagagatgactgaCGTGGTGCGGCACCTAGTGGTGGGATAGAGCAACTAACATGACGACCTTTTTGGTTCACTGACGCAGGGCAGAATCCCGTCAGAGTCCAACAGGATCAACATTGATCAGGACACACAGACTTCAATAaactaggaaaaaaaaagaaatatcacAAGTACAGCTGCAACTATCTGTATCAATAAAAAGCAGAGAGCGTTTCAGTGAGACAAGTCTTAGCGTATGTATCATGGCAGTTTGGGTCAGTTCAGTTGCTCCAGGTCAACAGCCAAAAATGAAGACATTCATTTTCAGGTATTTCAGTCGGTTGTAAACGTTTGGCAACAAAGACAAATTCATTTCGATGAAGGCACTTTGTCTGCGCCGCTGTGTTCGCCGTGACCTTGTTTATTTCCCACCTGTCTTTGAAGTGAGCTGAGGGGTACAGCAGCAGTACCACCaacctttttaaaaaaggagTAGTATCTCATTTTAGTCACTTTGTCCCGCCAAACTTTATTAGTAATTGGGATGTAGAAGCAAACACTTTCTGACCCAGTTCCGCACAACAGATGATGTAACACCGCCGCATCATTAATGGGGAAAACAGAAGGGAGCGTACCGTTGGTGGTGCTGGCGGCACGAGCGTCCTGGCTGGCCTTGGCATCTCGGGCGAGCTGCGCCCGCGTGGCGGCGATCAGGCTGTCGTGGGCGAGCTCTTGGACCCGCAGATACCAAGGCGCGCTGCCATCCAGCCCGTAGTCCCCAGATGAgatcccctcctcctccccctcctcttcctcctctccagcaccATCTGTGGCAAATATCAGGGAGTCTGAGGCGGCTGTGATGCCTGCGAGAGGAGACGGATGACAAGCAGGGTCATTAGGTCGACGTGATGATGTGTGGTGGAGCGAGAGGACAGACGCTACAATGTGATCCAAGAACACACCACTTGTGAAAGATTGAAAACTAGCGCTTCCGAAACCGCGTCagctcaccctcatcttcctggtGCTTTGTTAGCTCACCTTTCGCCAGGTTCAGCAGCACGTAGGACGTGCTCTCCGACTGTTGAAGGTCATGCAGGATGGGCGGCGGGCTGGGCGACGCTCGGAGATGAGTGGCCGTCTGCACCACCAGGGGGCTGCGCTCCGGCAGACCTCCGAACTCTGACAGAGGCGGAGAGGTTTCCGGCTCTGGGCTCAAGGCGCCATCTGTGGCAGTGAATCCagttgataaaaaaatattcagcagCAATTCAGTTAGGTCAACAACTCATCTTGCGTCAACTTCCAGGCTTGAATCGTTGGTCGAAATTTCAGTCATCAGTTTACATTACTGGTTTCTGCCCCATGACTAGCACATCCATTTGAGGAGCCACTGACTCTGCTTGTTGCTGAACAAGCTTCCACTGACTTCCACTCCTCAGCTCCTGCTGCTAACTGTGTATGAGCGTCCGGTGATGAATGGCTTTCAGACTTGCAGCCAACAAGCAGAAGATGATAAATGCAAAAGTAAAGGACTATAAACAGCCACAGCAGATGCACTTATAAGCTGGCTCGAAACTAAAGACGAGCAGTATTGATGCCTTGTTTATGCAAAACAGTGGTCATATCACAATGCAACGCTACAATACGTCCATCATATTTAACAGTAAATGTTCTGCTAGACTTTAACATGAAAAGCACGAACAACACACCTCACATTGAGATTGAATATATAACCAaactatttgtttgtttttctagcTGCCAGAAACAAAACACGACTAAACTGCATAAACTTTCTCTTCTAAAGTGTAATCGATGTACATGTACTTGGGTGGATACTGCAAACACGTCTCTCTTTTCcctcctagtagttgcacacaaaaacatctgtgtaATGATGTCACTGATATTGCTTCTCAGTATTTGTCAAAAGTTTGCATGagaattttgaatttatttgaatACGTTCAACACTTTCTCAAACACAACACTAAAAtgaatgacttaaaaaaaaggctTACGTTACAGTCAAAAGCTATGGATTAACAAGGTATTTTCTAAGAAAGAAGACGCCACTGTGGTGTTCAAATGTTCAAGGACACGTGGTTTATGATTGGGACTCATAGAGGTGTAATGGTTCACAAAACTCCAGGTCTCAGTTTTAAATCACCAGTTCGATATATTTTCAGGACAGTAAGATTAcgtcattactattattattattattgttattataatgtACAGtcatattttttgtcttttcttctaAACTTCAGCATCTACTTGTAAATAAGATTCTAAAAAATAACATTAGAGAAGAGGAGTTGAGCGTTTATGGAAgcatgttctcattttcagaaacCACGAGACGGAACATTAttttttggctttgaacaacatgaaacctcccatcatttAGCTGCAGagctgggcaaagtgcggcccaggggccatatgcaTCCCGATGCCTGTGttttcgtggcccgtttgactAAAACTAAAGCAAAAATGTCCTAATTTTTTTTCGttctctcttttagtcaccaccaccacttcaacagtaaatatagcatgttcttcttttcattagtttgtgtttttcttgttcctcaaaacacattgacagaatactgaaaatatattcttATCCTGAACcagtccatagttgatttatattcaaattaagggcatataaaatgaaatatttcagtatGTTTCATGGCATGTTTACACTTCTTAGTATCCTTTCTTAGATTTCATCTTCTTTAAGtttgttttgtccttgttactcaaGCACATATTTTAgatatttttctgtcatgttttgtagtcatcgctgtctttcctTTGACAAACCGTTGCAGTTTCTAATGTGGAAaatgaattgcccacctctgacctTCTGGGATCTGAACATTAggccacagtttcatgaagctggCATCAAGCAGCTCGAGTCCGTGTCTGTAATTTTCGCCTATACGCAATTTCAAATATACAGTACTTACAACAACTATGGCTTTAAAAAGCCCCTGTGAGTGAGAGGAAAGAAGTGTGGCGGAGCTGCTGACCTGTCAGCTGCAGCTGGCTGCACAGTGGACCATCCGCCGGGGCCAGCAGCGGCAGAGGGGGCTGCTTACATTCAGAGTCCTCCAGACCCTGGCCCAGAGGGATGGACGCGCTCTGGACAAACTGcaccagcagcttcaggaaCACACGGAATATTAGAATCCGGAAGATGTCTCGGCTGGAAAGAGGACGACCTCATTACCTCTGGCTTGGAGTCGAGCTCATCAGAAAGCATGAGTCACCAGCTGTGGAACCTGCACCGGAAACAAATGTGAGCACGAGTGAATTCTACTGAGACGTGTGTAAGAATACATCAAGAAATACGACGTTACCTAGCTCAAATGTGGCGTGATGACGTTGACAAGGGTCAGGAGCTCGAGTTTGGAGTCATTTTTCAGCCTGTCAGAAATGCATATATATTCCAGTACAAGCAAAAAACGCGCTTGCATCACCAATAACGACGTAAAACAACATTAACTTCATGGGTTTGACAATATCAGAACCTTGAACAAGACTAACATGTTCATATGCTAACTCAGCTAGCATAGCTAACCTAAACAGCCACCAGGTACGAATACATTATCAGTTTTGACAGTGCAAACAACGCAGTCCTTTACGCAAATTAACAGTTTCTAATCCGTTGACTTACCTGTGGAAGCGTGTGTAAGTGGCCGAATACGATAAATGACAATAAACGGACGCGAAACAGCAACATCGGCTCTACGGCGTCTGCAAGAGAACAATGTTTGGCCACTTCCGCGTTTCCCTCTGTGGCGCACGGGTAATACCGCCATCTAGCGACAACTACTTGAACCGCCTTTAAATGTCggtgaaaaaaactaaaatacttTGTATAGCTGGTGATAATAGTACAGCGTTACTTTTCGATCAGAAAAACAGGTTGATTTCAGTCGTTCTGACTGATATGGGCAGTTTttggccattttttttctcacgcATTTATTTGTTTGCCATTTCCCTGTAATATACTGACACCACCTTGCACTGTAAGCATTATGCAATACATGCAAAATGATGCTCTAAAAACCTTGTATTTACTTTATTACCACAATGCTACATGAGTTTGAATATGGCTTCAAGCCTTTTAAATGTTTAACAAAAGTATTTTCCAACAAACCTTTTAGACGCAGTGGCCTAAAACCATGCGCTTCTGGTTTAAAGCCTTATAAACACGTCAAGGGATTTGCTCCTTATCACAGATTTATACGTTTTTAAAGGCCTCTCTTTCATTCATGTTGTAAAACTAAATATAGATGAGCAGCTCACAggtgtctctccctctcgcGTCTAACCTGCAGGTCAACTGTTTCCTGCTGTTGCTCAcattacaacagaaataaaGATGGCAACAGATGAGTGAAGCGACTTGTTAGTTTGCAAACACATTTAATATCATTAAATAGGAAAGGAAGTAATAAAATATACTCAATATGTAAGCGTACATGCACACATTGACTTGTATAAAAGCTAACACACAGTTCTGAATATTATGACATTGTAGACAACCAATAAAGAGTCCACATCACTGGCATGAACGATCACATGTGTTTACAACCCTCCTGACAGGAATGCAGACTGGAAATCATTACACTGTTGGGTAGTTTTTGGCAGttaagtgatttcacaatggtGACTGAGCAGAAATAAACAAGTTGTGTGTGTTACTAGTCATTATAGAAATTGGTCGATTTAGCGATATTGGTGGGCCAGAGCTCTTTCCCCCAGAATTGTCTGGTTAAAAAAGTAGGTTTTGTCAAAAGAATCTGATTGTCAATGTATGCGTGATCTTCACCACCAGTGGATCTTTTTCATGTGTTCATTCCTCCCTCTATAggacaaatacagcaatactcTGACAACAACTCACTTGAGGAAGACATTTGTCATTGTTATGAACAAACCCAAATAGAAGTAGTCACTTTTACTTTGTGTTTAATTGCGTTCAGACTGAACAAAAAGAgatacaaaacatttatttccattccTTTACGTTGGTGTTCTTCATCAGCCAGGTCATAATTTAAGTATACATACTTAaacacaatttatttttatttaaaaaaaaaggtgaatgcAAGGGTTGGCTAAACACAATGcacttttaaaaattaaataaccATAGCTGCCTGTAAATCCGTTGCAAAAATGTAGTGCAAATGCCAACTTGAATGTTAAGGCCGGAACATAAGAACATATAAACATCCACAGAGCGCCACGACAGTATCGGGAGTTACAGATAAAAAATGTACAAGACGgtgaggagaccatctggctgTAGTCTAACATACGCACTGGACCTCCACGTTTGAAACTAAGTCACCAAAAGTCCACATCGCGATAAAACTTGGTCGCTGATAACTTACAGGATGGAAGGAAGCACTCAGAAACTCATGAACGGATGTTTGACTTGCTCCAATAACATCCAATAGCAGATcaggaagtgaaagaaaatgtcTTCAGGCACACGTTTTTTTTACATCTTGATTACTCAGAGGCCTAAAAGCCTCAAGTACATTCAACAACAATATTCCATGGAGAGATCAGAAGAGCGGTCGACTGAATAGCTGTCAATATCACAACACCGAAGCTCACTCAGGTAAACAGAATACAGGAATCGCATTCGAAAACCACTAGTTTGAACAGCCCCTTTGAAAAGTTCCGAATCTCTCTGGTGgcgtcagattgcatggtgcaATGCTTTGTGCAATTTTCACAGGGAAGGAAGGTGAAACTACAGAACAATGCCGTACAGTCCCTCATCTCCTGACACACCACATCGGGAATCTGCTGTGGCAGTTTATTCTGCCACTAATCTGGAGACACACAGTTTTGGATCTCAAGGGTGAATCACAAGACACTTGATCACACAGTGTctaaaggttttgtttttgcatttggCCACCAGGAGTGTTCAGACAAAATGCCCCAGTGAATGGCACTTTTAGGCAGACGTGGTGTGTCAAGAAGGATTGGGGGCAGCAGCCTAAAATGTAGGCCAAACAAACTGTCAGTAGAGAGTTTGGGGGGGAGGGGTTTTGGTGGAGCGCATTTCTTTTGGTCCATCTGTCTTCGTCCATCCAGGTCTTAGGCAAAGACTGCAGAGTTTTCCTCCCTAGATATCGTTGGAGCTGAACGGAGAGACCTGCTCGCTCTCTCTTTCCCGAGCTTCATCTTGAAGTATTGCCTGCAGCTTCACACAGACGCTGGTGTCACCGCTCCTCAGAGCCTCAAGAAAGAGATTGGTCTGCTCCTTCAGTCGCTCGATGTCAGTCTGAGTGCGGCGGTTCTGCCTGAGGAGCTCCTTGGTGCGCAGCGTGATGTCCAGCA encodes the following:
- the znf410 gene encoding zinc finger protein 410, which gives rise to MLSDELDSKPELLVQFVQSASIPLGQGLEDSECKQPPLPLLAPADGPLCSQLQLTDGALSPEPETSPPLSEFGGLPERSPLVVQTATHLRASPSPPPILHDLQQSESTSYVLLNLAKGITAASDSLIFATDGAGEEEEEGEEEGISSGDYGLDGSAPWYLRVQELAHDSLIAATRAQLARDAKASQDARAASTTNGDHALPSEEDKREPPSRTNHPLSKQILRCSFEGCCRTFTWPAHLKYHLKTHRNDRMFRCGAEGCGKSFYVLQRLQVHMRTHNGEKPFMCKEKNCGKKFTTAGNLKNHRRIHTGEKPFLCEADGCGRSFAEYSSLRKHTLVHSGEKPHHCGICGKTFSQSGSRNVHMRKRHGDEGHASEGRETGEALTQSSLLEADGENGDSMVAMATAVEPIDLHHAMLTSPDSADSVVLSQPHELVSMATEDPTYGEDVVALL